The following coding sequences lie in one Apium graveolens cultivar Ventura chromosome 1, ASM990537v1, whole genome shotgun sequence genomic window:
- the LOC141671086 gene encoding 1-aminocyclopropane-1-carboxylate oxidase-like: MEKFPIINMEKLNGEERAATMERIKDACENWGFFEVLNHGISIELMDTVERLTKAHYKKSMEQRFKEMVANKGLETVQNEIDDLDWESTFFLSHLPHSKITDIPDLEDDYRKAMKEFAKGIEKLAEELLDLLCENLGLEKGYLKRAFYGSKGPTFGTKVSNYPPCPKPDLIKGLRAHTDAGGIILLFQDDQVSGLQLLKDGEWVDVPPMRHSIVINLGDQLEVITNGKYKSVMHRVIAQTDGNRMSLASFYNPGGDAVIYPEPTLVEKDEEKGHVYPKFVFQDYMKLYAGLKFQAKEPRFEAMKAMEITTV; this comes from the exons ATGGAGAAGTTTCCAATCATCAACATGGAGAAGCTTAATGGTGAAGAGAGGGCTGCGACAATGGAGAGGATTAAAGATGCTTGTGAGAACTGGGGATTTTTTGAG GTACTGAATCATGGGATTTCTATCGAGCTTATGGACACTGTGGAGAGGCTGACAAAGGCACACTACAAGAAGAGTATGGAGCAGAGGTTCAAGGAAATGGTGGCGAATAAAGGTTTAGAGACTGTACAAAATGAAATTGATGATTTGGACTGGGAAAGCACTTTCTTTCTTAGCCATCTTCCTCATTCCAAGATCACAGATATTCCTGATCTTGAAGATGATTACAG GAAGGCAATGAAGGAATTTGCAAAAGGAATAGAAAAACTAGCTGAGGAACTGCTGGACTTGCTATGCGAGAATCTTGGATTAGAAAAAGGTTACCTGAAGAGAGCTTTCTACGGATCCAAGGGTCCTACTTTTGGCACCAAGGTCAGCAACTATCCTCCCTGTCCCAAACCAGATCTCATCAAAGGCCTCCGAGCGCACACGGATGCTGGTGGGATCATCCTGTTATTCCAAGATGATCAAGTCAGTGGCCTCCAGCTTCTCAAAGATGGCGAATGGGTCGATGTTCCACCTATGCGCCACTCTATTGTTATCAACTTGGGTGACCAACTTGAG GTGATCACAAACGGAAAATACAAGAGTGTGATGCACAGGGTGATTGCCCAAACAGATGGGAACAGGATGTCATTGGCTTCCTTCTACAACCCTGGAGGGGATGCTGTGATCTATCCAGAACCAACATTGGTTGAGAAAGACGAAGAGAAAGGGCACGTGTACCCGAAATTTGTATTCCAGGACTACATGAAGCTTTATGCTGGTCTTAAGTTTCAGGCCAAGGAGCCAAGGTTTGAAGCGATGAAAGCTATGGAAATCACAACAGTTTGA